The Corynebacterium sphenisci DSM 44792 genome includes the window CGTGGGGGTTCTGGCCGGGTCCGCCCTGGGGGTTGGGGGTGGTCATGATCATCTCCTGCGGTCGATGTCCGGCTCCCCTGCGGAGCCGTCGTGAATGGGACGCGCCGGCGGCCGGAATGTTCCCGGCCGCCCCCTCAGCCCACCCCGCCGGCCGGCCCGATCGGCTGCGGCCGCAGCTGCCCCCGGTAGCCGCCGGCGCCGGCGAGGATCAGGATCAGCTCCACGATGACCCAGAGGGCCACCGCCGGGGCCACGCCGAGGACGGCCAGCGGCATCAGCCCGATTTTGAGCAGCACCGGGTAGGCCACCAGGGTGAGCGCGGCCTGCCCGGCGGCCCGGCCGTAGTGGCTGAGGTAGAGGTTGTGCCCGCCGAAGCCGCCGAGGAGGAGGCAGAGCAGGACCGCGATCCCCTTCGACTTCGCCGGCGGGGCGTAGGGGCGGCCGTCCACGCCGAGGTGCACCTCCCCCACCCCGGCCGCCGGCTGCCCCGGGTGCCCGCCGGCCGCGGCGGCCGGGACCGGCGCCGGTCCCCCGTGCCCGGCCGGGGCCGCCGGCGCCGGGGCGGGCGCCCCGGGCGGCGGCACCTGCCGGAAGGTCTTCGCCGGGGTGGCCGCCCGCGCGGGGCGCGTCGGCGCCGGCCGAGCCGGCTGCTCCGGCGGCACCTGCCGGAAGGTCTTCGCCGGGGTGGCCGCCCGCGCGGGGCGCGTCGGCGCCGGCCGGGCCGGCTGCTCCGGCGGCACCTGCCGGAAGGTCCGCGGCGCCGATCGCCGCACCTGATCCCCTGATTGCGATGTCCCGTCCATTCCGGCCTCCCGCCATGATCGACTCCGGCCCCGGGCGGGGCCATTCGCCGATGGGACGCGGCCGGGGGCCGCGATGTTCCGGGGGATGTGCGGTGAATCGCGTACCCCGTTGCGTATCGGCGCAATCGGCAAGGCAGAATCGGGGGCATGTCATCACGCGCGCAGGCCCGGCCCGATGCGGGACCGGCCCCGGAACGAACCTTCTTCGGCCAGCCCTGGGGCCTGGCCAACCTCTTCGGCGTCGAGATGTGGGAGCGGTTCAGCTTCTACGGCATGCAGGGCATCCTGGTGTTCTACATGTACTACGCCGCCGGCGAGGGCGGCCTCGGCATGGACAAGGCCGCGGCGACCTCCATCGTCGGCGCCTACGGCGGCCTGGTGTACATGGCCGCCCTGGTGGCCTCCCTGGTCGCCGACCGGATGCTCGGCTCGGAGCGCACCCTGTTCTGGTCCGCGGTGCTGGTCATGTGCGGGCACATCTCCCTGGCGGTGCTGCCCAACACCCTCGGCCTGGCGATCGGCCTGGTGGCCATCGCGGTGGGCTCCGGCGGGGTGAAGACCTGCGCCTCGGTGGTGCTCGGCCAGCTCTACGGGCGCGCCGACACCCGCCGTGACGCGGGCTTCTCCATCTTCTACATGGGCGTCAACATCGGCGCCCTGTTCGGCCCGCTGCTCACCGGCTGGCTGTGGGGCATGAAGGGCTTCCACTGGGGCTTCGGCCTGGCCGCGGTGGGCATGGCCGCGGGCCTCGTCCAGTACATCCTGATGCGCAAGACCACCATCGGCGCCGCCGGGCACGAGGTGCCCAACCCGCTGCGCCCGGCCGGCTACGCCCTGTGGGCGGCGGTCGCGGTGGTCGTGGTCGGCGCCTGCATCGCGCTCATCGCCACCGGGGTGGTCGCCCTGGAGCAGCTGTCCACGGTGGTCACCGTCGCCGCGCTGGTCGCCGCGGTGGTGCTGTGGTGCCAGATGTTCTTCTCCCCGCTGACCACGAAGGTGGAGCGCTCCCGGCTGCTCGGGTTCATCCCGATGTACGTCTCCGGGGTGCTGTTCTTCGGCATCTTCCAGCAGCAGTTCACGGTGCTGGCGATCTACGCCGATGTGCGCCTGGACCGGCACCTCGGCGGCTGGGAGCTCTCGCCGGCGTGGATCCAGTCCTTCAACCCGCTGTTCATCATCATCTTCTCCGGCATCTTCGCCGCGGTGTGGACGAAGCTGGGCGACCGCCAGTGGTCCTACCCGGTGAAGTTCGGGGTGGCCAACGTGATCATCGGGGTGAGCCTGTTCTTCTTCCTGCCCTTCGCCGGCGGGGGCGAGAACTCCACCCCGCTCTACGCCATCGTGTGGATCCTCTTCCTGTTCACGATGGGCGAGCTGATGCTCTCCCCGGTGGGCAACTCCCTGGCCACGAAGGTGGCCCCGGCGGCGTTCCCCTCCCGGATGTTCGCGGTGTGGCTGATGGCGGTGGCCATGGGCACCTCCCTGGCCGGCACCCTGGCCGGGTTCTACAACCCGGAGGACGCCTCCGCGGAGCGCGCCTTCTTCATCGTGCTCGGGGTGGCCTCGATCGCCCTGGGCGTGGTGCTGCTGGCGCTGCGCGGCTGGGTGCTGCGCCGCTTCGTCGACGTGCGCTGAGCGCCCCCTGCGCCGCCGGCCCCCGCCGTTCCCCGGCGGGGGGCCGGCCCCGCCCCGCTCAGCCGGCGAGGACGACGCCCAGGGTGACCAGGGCGAAGGCCAGCATGCCCAGGCAGTTGCCCCAGAAGGCGGCGCCGAGGAACCCGGCCCGGACATGGGCGATGGCGGCGGCGATGAAGTAGGCCACCACCCCGGCCACCGCCGCGGCGAGCAGCGAGGCGTCGTCCAGGATGAGGCCGGCGGCGATTCCGCCGGCGGCGAGGAGCTTGATGAGGATGAGGCTCCACCACCAGTCGCGGGGGAAGCCCACCCCGTCGAGGCAGTCGGCGATGAAGGCCGGCGGCCGCAGGGACAGCAGCGCGTCCCCGGCGAGGGTGAGCGCGAGCAACGCGGCCAGGGTGATCTGGATCGTGAACATGGGTCGCCTCTCCGTTGCTTGGTGAGGCGAACATTACGATCCCGGGGCCGCCGCAGGCGCCGGATCACCCCCGATCGGCGGGCTACAGCGGGAAGATGACGTGCTTCTTCTCCTCGGCGGGCAGGTCCTTGCCGCGCAGCTGCGCCAGCGCCCGGCGCAGCTGCACCCGGGTCTGCCGGGGCTCGATCATGGCGTCGATGTAGCCGCGTTCGGCGGCGACGTAGGGGCTGGTCATGTTCTCGTTGTAGAAGTCCACGAAGCGCTGCTTGGCCGCGGGCTGCTGCTCCGGGGGCAGCTGGGCGAGCTGCTTGCCCTGCAGCATCACCGCGGCGGCCTCCCCGCCCATCACCGCGATCTGGGCGGTGGGCCAGGCGAAGTTGAGGTCCGCGCCGAGGTTCTTCGAGCCCATCACCGCATACGCCCCGCCGAAGGCCTTGCGCACGATCACGGTCACCTTGGGCACGCTCGCCCAGGCCAGGGCGAAGCCCAGCTTCGCCCCGCGGTGGATGATCCCGGCGCGCTCCTGCTGCACCCCGGGCAGGTAGCCGGGGGTGTCCACCACGTAGACCAGGGGGATGTCGTAGGCGTCGCAGATCTG containing:
- a CDS encoding NINE protein; translation: MPPEQPARPAPTRPARAATPAKTFRQVPPEQPARPAPTRPARAATPAKTFRQVPPPGAPAPAPAAPAGHGGPAPVPAAAAGGHPGQPAAGVGEVHLGVDGRPYAPPAKSKGIAVLLCLLLGGFGGHNLYLSHYGRAAGQAALTLVAYPVLLKIGLMPLAVLGVAPAVALWVIVELILILAGAGGYRGQLRPQPIGPAGGVG
- a CDS encoding DoxX family protein, with translation MFTIQITLAALLALTLAGDALLSLRPPAFIADCLDGVGFPRDWWWSLILIKLLAAGGIAAGLILDDASLLAAAVAGVVAYFIAAAIAHVRAGFLGAAFWGNCLGMLAFALVTLGVVLAG
- a CDS encoding peptide MFS transporter; translation: MSSRAQARPDAGPAPERTFFGQPWGLANLFGVEMWERFSFYGMQGILVFYMYYAAGEGGLGMDKAAATSIVGAYGGLVYMAALVASLVADRMLGSERTLFWSAVLVMCGHISLAVLPNTLGLAIGLVAIAVGSGGVKTCASVVLGQLYGRADTRRDAGFSIFYMGVNIGALFGPLLTGWLWGMKGFHWGFGLAAVGMAAGLVQYILMRKTTIGAAGHEVPNPLRPAGYALWAAVAVVVVGACIALIATGVVALEQLSTVVTVAALVAAVVLWCQMFFSPLTTKVERSRLLGFIPMYVSGVLFFGIFQQQFTVLAIYADVRLDRHLGGWELSPAWIQSFNPLFIIIFSGIFAAVWTKLGDRQWSYPVKFGVANVIIGVSLFFFLPFAGGGENSTPLYAIVWILFLFTMGELMLSPVGNSLATKVAPAAFPSRMFAVWLMAVAMGTSLAGTLAGFYNPEDASAERAFFIVLGVASIALGVVLLALRGWVLRRFVDVR